In a single window of the Pseudomonas oryzihabitans genome:
- a CDS encoding phosphatidylglycerophosphatase A, producing the protein MSEHQAPAQPVPLSVWRDPWHFLAFGLGSGTLPKAPGTWGSLIALPFVPLWQLLTGWSYPLLLVALTLFGCWLCGKVARELGVHDHEGIVWDEMVGIWITFWLAPPGLIWLVVGFVAFRVLDICKPWPIRWLDVNVRGGVGIMVDDVLAGILAWLVVQGLHIGWGHLVG; encoded by the coding sequence TTGAGCGAACACCAAGCCCCCGCCCAGCCGGTCCCCCTGTCGGTCTGGCGTGATCCCTGGCACTTCCTGGCCTTTGGCCTGGGTTCCGGCACCCTGCCCAAGGCACCCGGTACCTGGGGATCGCTGATCGCCTTGCCCTTCGTGCCGCTGTGGCAGCTGCTCACTGGCTGGAGCTATCCGTTGTTGTTGGTGGCCCTCACCCTGTTCGGTTGCTGGTTGTGCGGCAAGGTTGCCCGGGAGCTGGGCGTGCACGACCACGAGGGCATCGTCTGGGACGAGATGGTCGGCATCTGGATCACCTTCTGGCTGGCGCCCCCGGGGTTGATCTGGCTGGTGGTGGGTTTCGTCGCCTTCCGCGTGCTAGACATCTGCAAGCCCTGGCCAATCCGCTGGCTGGATGTCAATGTCCGCGGCGGCGTCGGCATCATGGTCGACGATGTACTGGCCGGCATCCTCGCCTGGCTGGTGGTTCAGGGACTACATATCGGTTGGGGTCATCTCGTCGGCTGA
- a CDS encoding YbaY family lipoprotein — MTPRVLLPLLLTGLLVACSSPPETTPPQPTTPADEPVPVAGAPTPANLREISGVLRNAQGLVPAGAQVEIALLAVNAKGLPQRLLASETVTGKGAPLAFRLPFNPDIFPTRPDLKVEFHARLIQAGQLASYLPPVGVGGPTTQNLGELVLNQTP, encoded by the coding sequence ATGACCCCACGCGTCCTCCTGCCCCTGCTGCTCACCGGTCTGCTCGTGGCGTGCTCCAGCCCACCCGAAACCACGCCGCCGCAGCCCACCACCCCGGCCGACGAGCCGGTTCCGGTGGCCGGCGCCCCTACCCCGGCCAATCTGCGCGAGATCTCCGGCGTCTTGCGCAATGCCCAGGGCCTGGTCCCGGCCGGCGCCCAGGTCGAGATCGCCCTGCTGGCGGTCAACGCCAAGGGCCTGCCCCAGCGCCTGCTGGCCAGCGAGACGGTGACCGGCAAGGGCGCGCCCCTGGCCTTCCGCCTGCCCTTCAACCCGGACATCTTCCCCACCCGTCCGGACCTCAAGGTGGAATTCCACGCCCGTCTGATCCAGGCCGGTCAACTGGCCAGCTACCTGCCACCGGTCGGTGTGGGCGGGCCGACCACGCAGAACCTCGGCGAACTGGTGCTGAACCAGACTCCGTGA
- the ribD gene encoding bifunctional diaminohydroxyphosphoribosylaminopyrimidine deaminase/5-amino-6-(5-phosphoribosylamino)uracil reductase RibD: protein MSAANEMNDEFWMARALALAALGRYSTAPNPRVGCVIVRDGRIVGEGWHRQAGGPHAEVHALRQAGEAARGATAYVTLEPCSHHGRTPPCADALVAAGVAEVVAAMTDPNPLVAGRGLARLAAAGIATRAGVLEAEARALNAGFIQRMLTGRPFVRVKLALSLDGRTAMANGESQWITGPLARQSVQRLRAEAGVVITGADTVLADGARLTVRQAELGLSGDELELATLRTPQRLLVDGRGRVPLTAPFFQAGAARVAGMAAEAPAYAAAGHDYLELPGAQGQVDLAALLTRLGGEQVNDVLVEGGPRLAGAFAQAGLVDEYHLFLAPKFLGSSARPLLDWPLEHLAEAPQLEILSATLVGADMHLIARPVRGA, encoded by the coding sequence ATGAGCGCTGCCAACGAGATGAATGACGAATTCTGGATGGCCCGCGCCCTGGCACTGGCGGCGCTCGGCCGCTACAGCACTGCGCCCAATCCCCGGGTGGGCTGCGTCATCGTCCGGGATGGCCGGATAGTGGGCGAGGGCTGGCACCGCCAGGCCGGCGGTCCCCATGCCGAGGTGCATGCCCTGCGCCAGGCAGGGGAGGCCGCGCGCGGCGCCACCGCCTATGTGACCCTGGAACCCTGCAGCCACCATGGCCGCACACCGCCCTGCGCCGACGCCCTGGTCGCGGCTGGCGTGGCCGAGGTGGTGGCAGCCATGACCGATCCCAATCCGCTGGTGGCCGGCCGTGGCCTCGCCCGTCTCGCCGCCGCTGGCATTGCCACCCGCGCCGGGGTGCTGGAAGCCGAGGCCCGCGCGCTCAATGCCGGCTTCATCCAGCGCATGCTGACCGGGCGGCCCTTCGTGCGGGTCAAGCTGGCGCTGAGTCTGGACGGTCGCACCGCCATGGCCAATGGCGAGAGCCAGTGGATCACCGGGCCGCTGGCGCGCCAGAGTGTCCAGCGGCTACGCGCCGAAGCGGGCGTGGTGATCACCGGCGCCGATACCGTGCTGGCCGACGGCGCCCGCCTGACCGTGCGCCAGGCCGAGCTGGGCCTGAGCGGTGACGAACTGGAGCTGGCCACCCTGCGCACGCCGCAGCGGCTGCTGGTGGACGGCCGCGGCCGGGTGCCGCTCACGGCCCCGTTCTTCCAGGCCGGCGCGGCGCGAGTGGCCGGTATGGCCGCCGAGGCGCCCGCCTATGCCGCTGCTGGTCACGACTACCTGGAGTTGCCTGGCGCCCAGGGCCAGGTCGATCTGGCCGCCCTGCTGACCCGATTGGGCGGCGAGCAGGTCAACGACGTCCTGGTGGAAGGCGGGCCGCGCCTCGCCGGTGCCTTCGCCCAGGCCGGGCTGGTCGATGAATACCATCTGTTCCTGGCGCCCAAGTTCCTCGGCTCCAGTGCCCGGCCGCTGCTGGACTGGCCGCTGGAGCACCTGGCCGAGGCACCGCAGTTGGAAATCCTCAGCGCCACGCTGGTGGGCGCGGACATGCACCTGATCGCCCGACCTGTCCGGGGTGCCTGA
- a CDS encoding retropepsin-like aspartic protease family protein, producing MKRLGACGLIWAVGTLAWAQPQVRVVGLFNGAAVINVNGQRKLLKVGQRLDEVEVVSADSQQAVLRIEGRTQAFGLDREYSDGYSAPQRREFSVPRSNNGHYQVTANVNGRPVSLLVDTGATSVALSGAQADQLGIRYRDGTPGWVETASGHARAWRTTLTQVRLGDVEVVGVEAMVLEGNYPSQGLLGMSFLNRVGWREAQGIFYVQAR from the coding sequence GTGAAAAGACTGGGCGCGTGCGGCCTCATCTGGGCCGTCGGTACGCTCGCCTGGGCGCAGCCCCAGGTCAGGGTCGTGGGGTTGTTCAACGGCGCGGCGGTGATCAACGTCAATGGCCAGCGCAAGCTGCTCAAGGTCGGGCAGCGGCTGGACGAGGTCGAGGTGGTCAGCGCGGATTCCCAGCAGGCGGTGCTGCGCATCGAGGGCCGGACCCAGGCCTTTGGTCTCGATCGCGAATACAGCGATGGCTACAGCGCGCCGCAGCGCCGCGAATTCAGCGTGCCACGCAGCAACAACGGTCACTATCAGGTCACCGCCAACGTCAACGGCCGGCCGGTATCCCTGCTGGTGGATACCGGCGCCACCAGCGTGGCCCTGAGCGGCGCCCAGGCCGACCAGCTGGGGATCCGCTACCGTGACGGCACGCCGGGATGGGTGGAGACCGCCAGTGGCCATGCCCGCGCCTGGCGTACCACGCTCACGCAGGTGCGCCTGGGCGATGTGGAGGTCGTCGGGGTGGAGGCCATGGTGCTGGAGGGCAACTACCCCAGCCAGGGTCTGCTGGGCATGAGTTTCCTCAACCGGGTCGGCTGGCGCGAGGCCCAGGGCATCTTCTACGTCCAGGCGCGCTGA
- the ribE gene encoding 6,7-dimethyl-8-ribityllumazine synthase: MNIKTFEGTFIAPQGRFALVVGRFNSFVVESLLQGAIDALVRHGIKPDDLTIIRVPGAFEIPLAVQKIAQRDEFDAIIALGAVIRGGTPHFEYVAGECTKGLAQVSMEFGVPVSFGVLTVDSIEQAIERSGTKAGNKGAEAALSALEMVSLLAQLEAK, from the coding sequence ATGAACATCAAGACCTTTGAAGGCACCTTCATCGCTCCCCAGGGCCGTTTCGCCCTGGTGGTCGGCCGCTTCAACAGCTTCGTCGTCGAGAGCTTGCTGCAAGGCGCCATCGACGCCCTGGTGCGCCACGGCATCAAGCCGGACGACCTGACCATCATCCGCGTCCCCGGCGCCTTCGAGATCCCGCTGGCCGTGCAGAAAATCGCCCAGCGCGACGAATTCGACGCCATCATCGCCCTCGGCGCGGTCATCCGTGGCGGCACGCCCCACTTCGAATACGTGGCCGGCGAATGCACCAAGGGTCTGGCCCAAGTCTCCATGGAATTCGGCGTCCCGGTGTCCTTCGGCGTCCTGACCGTCGACTCCATCGAGCAGGCCATCGAGCGCTCCGGCACCAAGGCCGGCAACAAGGGCGCCGAAGCGGCCCTGTCCGCTCTGGAAATGGTCAGCCTGCTGGCGCAGCTGGAGGCCAAGTGA
- a CDS encoding class I SAM-dependent methyltransferase — translation MTPPSDLADALAALLGDARLRLQALPGSTLSLWLVDPANMTRAFSPAETQRLLEAPPYWAFCWASGLALAQWIVANPAVVAGRQVLDFGSGSGIAGLAAAQAGAARVVCCDLDPLALAACRANARANGLQIQTLADFQASTERFELILAADVLYDRANLSLLGSLQSRADSLLLADSRVRDLVHPGFSRLAELQACTLPDLAEPEEFRRVTLYQG, via the coding sequence GTGACCCCGCCCTCCGACCTTGCCGACGCCCTGGCGGCGCTGCTCGGCGACGCCCGCCTCCGCCTGCAGGCCTTGCCCGGCAGTACGCTATCCTTGTGGCTGGTCGATCCCGCCAACATGACGCGGGCCTTTTCCCCGGCGGAAACCCAGCGCCTGCTGGAGGCGCCGCCCTACTGGGCCTTCTGCTGGGCCAGTGGTCTGGCCCTGGCGCAGTGGATAGTCGCGAACCCCGCGGTAGTCGCTGGGCGCCAGGTACTGGATTTCGGCAGCGGTTCGGGCATCGCCGGTCTTGCCGCCGCCCAGGCCGGCGCGGCGCGGGTGGTCTGTTGCGACCTCGATCCATTGGCACTGGCCGCCTGTCGTGCCAATGCCCGGGCCAACGGCCTGCAGATCCAGACGCTGGCCGATTTCCAGGCCAGCACCGAGCGCTTCGAGCTGATCCTGGCCGCCGACGTGCTCTACGACCGCGCCAACCTGTCCCTGCTGGGATCGTTGCAGAGCCGTGCCGACAGCCTATTGCTGGCCGACTCGCGCGTACGCGACCTGGTCCACCCCGGTTTCAGCCGCCTCGCCGAACTCCAGGCCTGCACCCTGCCGGATCTGGCGGAGCCGGAAGAATTCCGCCGCGTGACGCTCTATCAGGGCTGA
- the ribBA gene encoding bifunctional 3,4-dihydroxy-2-butanone-4-phosphate synthase/GTP cyclohydrolase II, producing MVILMDDEDRENEGDIIIASECVTAEHINFMARHARGLICMPMSKGLCERLSLPMMASRNASGFGTKFTVSIEAAEGISTGISAADRARTVQAAIAKDAKAGDVVSPGHMFPLMAQPGGVLARAGHTEAACDLARMAGFAESGVICEVMNDDGTMARRDELETFAEQHGLKVGTIADLIHYRLLHEHTVKRIDEQQLDTELGPFKLVTYRDEVEGDVHLALIRGDLASQELPLVRVHNMDPLRDLLQVHQPGRWSLRSAMERVAREGAGVVLLLGHSLEGDDLLAHLREPRPAPKALSTYSTVGAGSQILRDLGIRQMRLLSSPMKFNAISGFDLEVVDYLPPEE from the coding sequence ATGGTCATCCTCATGGACGACGAGGACCGCGAGAACGAAGGCGACATCATCATCGCCTCCGAATGCGTCACCGCCGAACACATCAACTTCATGGCCCGCCATGCCCGCGGCCTGATCTGCATGCCCATGAGCAAGGGCCTCTGCGAACGCCTCAGTCTGCCGATGATGGCCAGCCGCAACGCCTCCGGCTTCGGCACCAAGTTCACCGTCTCCATCGAGGCCGCCGAGGGCATCAGCACCGGCATCTCCGCCGCTGACCGGGCGCGCACCGTGCAGGCCGCCATCGCCAAGGACGCCAAGGCCGGCGACGTGGTCAGCCCTGGCCACATGTTCCCGCTGATGGCCCAGCCCGGTGGCGTGCTGGCCCGCGCCGGCCACACCGAGGCCGCCTGCGACCTGGCGCGCATGGCCGGCTTCGCCGAGAGCGGCGTGATCTGCGAGGTGATGAACGACGACGGCACCATGGCCCGTCGCGACGAACTCGAGACCTTCGCCGAGCAGCACGGCCTCAAGGTCGGCACCATCGCCGATCTGATCCACTACCGCCTGCTTCACGAGCACACCGTCAAGCGCATCGACGAGCAGCAGCTCGATACCGAACTCGGCCCCTTCAAGCTGGTGACCTACCGCGATGAGGTGGAGGGCGACGTCCATCTGGCGCTGATCCGCGGTGACCTGGCCAGCCAGGAGCTGCCACTGGTGCGGGTGCACAACATGGACCCGCTGCGCGACCTGCTGCAGGTCCACCAGCCGGGTCGCTGGAGCCTGCGCAGCGCCATGGAGCGGGTCGCTCGCGAAGGCGCTGGCGTGGTGCTGCTGCTGGGGCACTCGCTGGAAGGCGACGACCTGCTGGCGCATCTGCGCGAGCCGCGCCCGGCGCCCAAGGCGCTGTCCACCTACAGCACCGTCGGTGCCGGTTCGCAGATCCTGCGCGACCTGGGCATTCGTCAGATGCGGCTGCTCAGCTCGCCGATGAAGTTCAACGCCATATCCGGCTTCGACCTGGAAGTAGTAGACTATCTGCCTCCTGAAGAATGA
- the thiL gene encoding thiamine-phosphate kinase — MGEFELIRRYFAAAPCARGGPGVALGIGDDCALLAPAPGEQLAVSTDTLTAGVHFPDPCPDAFGLGQRALAVSASDLAAMGAAPLGFTLALTLPVVEPSWLEGLAAGLAQMAERCDLRLVGGDTTRGPLSLTLTVFGRVPAGQALLRSGARPGDLLCLGGAPGEAGGALPFVLGQRAPEGAASRHLLARYWAPQPQFELGLWLRGRATAAQDVSDGLVADCGHIAAASGVRLVVEAARLPVSPALAELFPADEVLRLALGAGDDYLLVFTLPPEQAPALAVAWPQAQVIGRVETGSGVAVLAADGQPMTLAQTGFQHF; from the coding sequence ATGGGTGAATTCGAACTCATCCGTCGCTATTTCGCCGCGGCGCCCTGCGCGCGCGGCGGTCCGGGCGTGGCCCTGGGGATCGGTGACGACTGCGCGTTACTGGCACCTGCTCCGGGTGAGCAGCTGGCGGTATCCACCGACACCCTGACCGCCGGGGTGCACTTCCCCGATCCCTGCCCGGACGCCTTCGGCCTCGGGCAGCGCGCCCTGGCGGTGAGCGCCAGCGACCTGGCCGCCATGGGTGCGGCGCCTTTGGGCTTCACCCTGGCGCTGACCCTGCCGGTGGTCGAACCGAGCTGGCTGGAAGGCCTCGCCGCAGGACTCGCCCAGATGGCCGAGCGGTGCGACCTGCGCCTGGTCGGGGGTGATACCACCCGCGGTCCATTGTCCCTCACCCTCACGGTCTTCGGTCGGGTTCCAGCTGGTCAGGCGCTGCTGCGCAGCGGCGCCCGGCCGGGCGATCTGCTGTGCCTGGGCGGCGCGCCCGGCGAGGCAGGCGGCGCCTTGCCCTTCGTTCTCGGCCAGCGTGCTCCAGAGGGCGCCGCCAGTCGGCACCTGCTGGCTCGCTACTGGGCGCCCCAACCGCAATTCGAACTCGGCCTCTGGCTGCGGGGCAGGGCGACGGCGGCCCAGGATGTCTCCGACGGCCTGGTGGCCGATTGCGGGCATATCGCCGCGGCCTCTGGCGTGCGACTGGTGGTGGAGGCCGCGCGGCTGCCGGTGAGCCCGGCGTTGGCCGAGCTGTTTCCGGCCGACGAGGTGCTGCGCCTGGCGCTGGGTGCGGGCGATGACTATCTGCTGGTCTTCACCCTGCCGCCCGAGCAGGCCCCGGCCCTGGCCGTCGCCTGGCCCCAGGCGCAGGTGATCGGTCGGGTCGAAACGGGCAGCGGTGTTGCTGTCCTCGCCGCCGACGGTCAGCCCATGACGCTGGCGCAGACCGGTTTCCAACACTTCTAG
- the nusB gene encoding transcription antitermination factor NusB: protein MSGDLTPPAAGKPAGKKAPTGKLAARREARSLSVQALYQWHMAGQAINEIEAQFRVDNDFAKVDGAYFHEVLHGVPANKSEIDGLILPCLDRAMDEVDPVELAVLRLSCYELLKRIDVPYRVVINEGIEMAKIFGATDGHKFVNGVLDKLAPKLRSAELRGKR, encoded by the coding sequence GTGAGCGGCGATCTGACTCCGCCCGCGGCCGGCAAGCCCGCGGGCAAGAAGGCCCCCACCGGCAAACTGGCTGCTCGCCGCGAAGCGCGCAGCCTGTCGGTCCAGGCCCTGTACCAGTGGCACATGGCGGGCCAGGCGATCAACGAGATCGAGGCGCAGTTTCGCGTCGACAACGACTTCGCCAAGGTCGACGGCGCCTACTTCCATGAAGTCCTCCATGGCGTCCCGGCCAACAAGAGCGAGATCGATGGCCTGATCCTGCCCTGCCTGGACCGTGCCATGGACGAGGTGGACCCGGTCGAACTCGCCGTGCTGCGGCTGTCCTGCTACGAACTGCTCAAGCGCATCGACGTGCCCTATCGCGTGGTGATCAACGAGGGCATCGAGATGGCCAAGATCTTCGGCGCCACCGACGGCCACAAGTTCGTCAACGGCGTGCTGGACAAGCTGGCGCCCAAGCTGCGCAGCGCCGAGTTGCGCGGCAAGCGCTGA
- a CDS encoding riboflavin synthase, translating to MFTGIIEALGEIRALTPKGGDVRLYVATGKLDLADVKLGDSIAVNGVCLTAVELPGDGFWADVSRETLSLTSLGGLKPGSRVNLEKALMPTSRLGGHLVSGHVDGLGEVVSRADNARAVQFRLRAPAELARYIALKGSITVDGVSLTVNAVDGAEFELTIVPHTLGETIMADYRAGRRVNLEVDLLARYLERLLLGDKAAESSKGGVTENFLAEHGYLQR from the coding sequence ATGTTTACCGGAATCATCGAAGCCCTCGGCGAGATCCGCGCCCTCACGCCCAAGGGCGGAGACGTGCGCCTCTATGTCGCCACCGGCAAGCTCGACCTTGCCGACGTCAAGCTCGGCGACAGCATCGCCGTCAACGGGGTCTGCCTCACCGCCGTGGAGTTGCCTGGCGACGGCTTCTGGGCCGACGTCAGCCGCGAGACCCTGAGCCTTACCAGCCTGGGCGGGCTCAAGCCTGGCAGCCGGGTCAACCTGGAAAAGGCGCTGATGCCCACCAGCCGTCTCGGCGGCCACCTGGTCAGCGGCCACGTGGACGGCCTCGGCGAAGTGGTTTCCCGCGCCGATAACGCCCGTGCCGTGCAATTCCGTCTGCGCGCCCCGGCCGAGCTGGCCCGTTACATCGCCCTAAAGGGATCCATCACCGTGGATGGCGTCAGCCTCACGGTGAACGCGGTGGACGGCGCCGAGTTCGAGCTGACCATCGTCCCCCATACCCTCGGCGAGACCATCATGGCCGACTACCGCGCCGGTCGGCGGGTGAACCTGGAGGTTGACCTCCTGGCCCGCTACCTGGAACGCCTGTTGCTGGGCGACAAGGCCGCCGAGTCCAGCAAGGGCGGCGTCACCGAAAACTTCCTCGCCGAACACGGCTATCTGCAGCGCTAA
- the nrdR gene encoding transcriptional regulator NrdR: protein MHCPFCGAHDTKVTDSRLVAAGEQVRRRRECLACQERFTTFETAELVLPRLIKQDGTRQPFDEDKLRAGMQRALEKRPVSVERLEEAIALIKHRLRATGEREIRSRVVGELVMDELRKLDQVAYIRFASVYRQFQDLAEFRDEIERLAQDPGKQPV, encoded by the coding sequence ATGCATTGTCCCTTCTGCGGCGCCCACGACACCAAGGTCACGGATTCCCGGCTGGTTGCGGCCGGCGAGCAGGTGCGCAGGCGGCGTGAATGTCTGGCCTGCCAGGAACGCTTCACCACTTTCGAAACCGCCGAGCTGGTCCTGCCGCGGCTGATCAAGCAGGACGGGACCCGCCAGCCCTTCGACGAAGACAAGTTGCGCGCCGGCATGCAGCGCGCCCTGGAAAAGCGCCCGGTCAGCGTCGAGCGCCTGGAAGAGGCCATCGCCCTGATCAAGCACCGGCTGCGCGCCACCGGCGAGCGGGAGATCCGTTCGCGGGTGGTGGGCGAACTGGTGATGGACGAGTTGCGCAAGTTGGACCAGGTGGCCTATATCCGCTTCGCCTCGGTCTATCGGCAATTCCAGGACCTGGCCGAGTTTCGCGACGAGATCGAGCGACTGGCCCAGGATCCGGGCAAGCAGCCGGTATGA